A region of the Chitinispirillales bacterium genome:
ATCTTGAGCATCAAATTCGTTATGAAAATGCGGAAATGATCAAACAAAAACACGACGAAGCGTTAGAAAAAGCGGACGAGGACGCCAAAGAGATAATTTTACAGACGATTCAAAGATCCGCCGCCGACATAACGGTTGACGCAACGGTCGCAGTCGTTCATCTTCCAAGCGAAGATATGAAGGGGCGCATTATAGGCCGTGAAGGACGAAATATCCGCTCGTTTGAAGAAATCACGGGAGTTGACGTCATCGTGGACGATACGCCGGACACGGTTGTGCTTTCGTGTTTTGATCCGGTTCGTCGTGAAGTCGCGCGCTTGTCGCTTTTACAACTTATCGAAGACGGCAGAATACATCCGGGAAAAATAGAGGAAGTCGTAAATTCGTCACAAAAAGAAATATCCAAAAAAATGAAACAGGCGGCTGAAGAAATTATGCTTGATTTGGATGTTCGCGGGCTTAAACCCAAACTTGTGGAAATGATAGGACGCTTAAAATATAGAACTTCTTACGGACAAAATGTTTTGCAGCATTCGCATGAAGTTGCGATTATGTCCGGGCTTATTGCGTCGCAATTGGGATATGACGCCAAAAAGGCGATTCGTGCGGGACTTTTGCATGACATCGGAAAGGCTATCGACAGAGAAACCGAAGGAACGCATTCGGCTTTGGGTGCAGATATTGCGGAGGAAGCCGGAGAAGACAGTATTATTTGCAATGCGATTGCGGCTCACCACGAGGATGTTGCGGCTATTTCGGTTTATCCGGTTATTGTCGCTGCCGCGGATACCATTTCTTCAAGCCGTCCCGGAGTGCGTAAAGAAACGTTGAGTAATTATGTGAATCGTCTCACCAAATTAGAGGCGATAGCGACAAGTTTCAGCGGCGTGGAAAAGGCGTTTGTAATTCAGGCGGGTCGAGAAGTTCGCGT
Encoded here:
- the rny gene encoding ribonuclease Y, which translates into the protein MKAELTPLTTVADLTSGLLESDITSGLIGLVLIILGFVIGSKWKSWTDKNYLDSIRESAERERKEIVERGGVAAELAKKEALIDAKETWAKEKAKIDVEIGQRKEKVHDLENDIKDRLKAIGDNEKDLEEKEKTVLARENFLWTREKSISLKEAELNRLTQVQNEKLERVANMTQEEAKKLLLQNLEHQIRYENAEMIKQKHDEALEKADEDAKEIILQTIQRSAADITVDATVAVVHLPSEDMKGRIIGREGRNIRSFEEITGVDVIVDDTPDTVVLSCFDPVRREVARLSLLQLIEDGRIHPGKIEEVVNSSQKEISKKMKQAAEEIMLDLDVRGLKPKLVEMIGRLKYRTSYGQNVLQHSHEVAIMSGLIASQLGYDAKKAIRAGLLHDIGKAIDRETEGTHSALGADIAEEAGEDSIICNAIAAHHEDVAAISVYPVIVAAADTISSSRPGVRKETLSNYVNRLTKLEAIATSFSGVEKAFVIQAGREVRVMVMPGEINDAQSEELARELVKKIEAEMEYPGTIKVTTIREIRHTEVAK